From Etheostoma cragini isolate CJK2018 chromosome 1, CSU_Ecrag_1.0, whole genome shotgun sequence, a single genomic window includes:
- the fgf4 gene encoding fibroblast growth factor 4 yields the protein MSATFTRSSLPSRCFFFLFSPHWKDKRREAAHRARPGMGSLAALRTVLVLGLVTGLAGCAPGLNGTADRWEALYSRSLARLPGEKREGISRDGDYLLGIKRLRRLYCNVGIGFHIQVLPDGRITGVHNENRHSLLQISPVERGVVTLLGVRSRLFVAMNQRGKLYGSLHYNNECKFREKLLANNYNAYESVAYPRMFIGLSKNGKTKRGNRVSPAMTVTHFLPRI from the exons ATGAGCGCAACTTTCACACGCTCCTCACTGCCGAGCCgctgcttcttctttttattctcGCCTCATTGGAAAGACAAACGCCGAGAGGCTGCTCACAGAGCCAGACCCGGGATGGGCTCTCTGGCGGCCCTGCGGACAGTCCTGGTCCTGGGCCTTGTGACCGGACTGGCGGGGTGCGCACCCGGCTTAAACGGCACGGCGGACCGCTGGGAAGCTCTCTACTCCCGGTCCTTGGCGCGGCTCCCGGGGGAGAAGCGGGAGGGGATCAGCCGGGACGGCGACTATCTTCTAGGCATTAAAAGGTTGCGACGACTCTATTGCAACGTAGGGATCGGCTTTCATATTCAGGTGTTACCGGACGGCAGAATAACGGGAGTACACAACGAAAATCGCCACA GTCTTCTGCAGATCTCTCCGGTGGAGAGAGGAGTGGTCACTCTGCTGGGCGTTCGCAGCAGACTCTTTGTGGCCATGAACCAGCGAGGAAAGCTCTATGGATCT ttaCACTACAACAACGAGTGTAAGTTCAGAGAGAAGCTCCTTGCCAACAACTACAATGCCTACGAGTCAGTGGCCTACCCAAGGATGTTCATCGGCCTGAGTAAGAACggcaaaacaaaaagaggaaacCGAGTGTCCCCCGCCATGACAGTGACACATTTCTTGCCAAGAATATAG
- the fgf3 gene encoding fibroblast growth factor 3, protein MCAQSEHRLSVRSAGGISAVAAEARSGSQLGGGCAVSGAGLGCAQGWPSQALGTQHFNGTSRVGQEFSIFSPQSSLDGHATMLMIPVLVLLSLLDPVRPQAHCVLGQACDPRQRRDAGGRGGVYEHLGGAPRRRKLYCATKYHLQIHPNGKIDGSLEENNPLSIMEITAVDVGVVAVKGLFSGRYLAMNDKGRLYASEVFNKECEFLERIHELGYNTYASRHHSTEQPLPPGGVSSSKRRASAKRQWYVSINGKGRPRRGFKTRSTDKASLFLPRVLGNKDHEMVRRLRDSQSPQHHTHHNGSRGDRRRRQHRARKGRGRRPHA, encoded by the exons ATGTGCGCTCAGTCTGAGCACAGGCTCTCAGTCAGATCCGCAGGAGGGATTTCAGCTGTTGCAGCAGAGGCAAGGAGCGGATCCCAACTCGGGGGCGGCTGTGCTGTCAGCGGTGCTGGGCTTGGATGTGCGCAAGGCTGGCCCTCTCAAGCGTTGGGGACCCAACACTTTAATGGGACCTCGAGAGTAGGGCAGGAGTTCTCCATTTTTTCGCCACAATCGTCGCTGGACGGCCATGCCACAATGCTGATGATACCTGTGCTGGTGTTGCTGAGCCTGTTGGATCCCGTTAGACCCCAGGCCCACTGCGTCCTGGGACAGGCTTGCGACCCCCGGCAGCGGAGGGACGCCGGGGGACGCGGAGGAGTGTATGAACACCTCGGAGGAGCGCCGAGACGCAGGAAACTCTACTGCGCTACTAAATATCATTTACAAATCCATCCAAACGGAAAAATAGATGGATCACTGGAAGAAAACAACCCGTTAA GCATCATGGAGATCACAGCAGTGGATGTGGGTGTTGTGGCCGTAAAAGGGCTTTTCTCTGGCAGATACCTGGCCATGAATGATAAAGGGCGGCTGTATGCCTCG GAAGTGTTCAACAAAGAGTGTGAGTTTCTGGAGCGGATCCATGAGTTGGGGTACAACACGTACGCGTCTCGCCACCACTCCACTGAGCAGCCGCTGCCACCAGGGGGTGTCAGCAGTAGCAAGCGGCGCGCTAGCGCCAAGCGCCAGTGGTACGTTTCCATTAACGGCAAAGGGCGGCCACGTCGAGGCTTCAAGACCCGAAGCACGGACAAAGCCTCGCTTTTCCTGCCTCGGGTGTTGGGAAACAAGGACCATGAGATGGTGAGGCGGCTGAGAGACAGTCAGAGCCCACAGCACCACACGCATCACAATGGCAGTAGAGGAGACCGCCGCAGACGCCAGCATCGTGCCAGGAAAGGCCGGGGCAGACGGCCACATGCCTGA